CAATCTCACCAGCCGTACCGACCATCTGAAGTCTAAAACAGAAACGTTTACTTACGACAATCTCAACCGCCTGACAAATGCACAGGTATCGGGGCAGACTGCTTCAACCATGGCTTATTTGGGAAATGGTAATTTTTCTACCAAATCCGACGCCGGGGTATATGACTATCATGCCAAAAAAATCCATGCGGTAACAAAAGTTACCGATCCGCAAAATGTCATTCCCTCCTTTCAGCAGGATATAACCTACACATCCGATCACGATCCGCTCACCGTTAGCGAAAACGGCTATGACCTGACCTTTTCCTACGGCCCGGACGGTCAGCGGAAAAAATCGGTGCTTATGCACAACGATGATGTTCAGACCACCCGATATTATGTAGGGGCGTATGAGCGTAATGTCAGTGGCAGCACTACGCAGCATATTCATTATGTCTCCGGCGGCGACGGGTTATGTGCTATTGTCGTGCGTCAGGGCAGTACGGATACCTATTATTATGCCTATACCGATCACCTCGGTTCGATACTGACCCTCACCAGCAATACCGGGGCCATCGTCGCGGAGCAAAACTTTGACCCATGGGGACGCCCCCGCAACCCTACCACCTGGACTTACAGCCTCGTACCCACCGCACCCACCTGGCTCTACCGGGGTTACACCGGCCACGAACACCTGCGCGAGTTTGGCATCATCCACATGAACGGACGCCTCTACGACCCGGTACTGGGCCGCATGCTCTCCCCCGACAACTATGTTCAGGCCGCCTTCGGCTCCCAGGGCTACAACCGGTATAGCTACGCGGTGAATAACCCGCTGCGGTTTACTGATCCGAGTGGGGAGGTGATACAGGTGATATTAGTTGTCGGTGCTGCGCTTATCGGCGGTGGTTTTAACCTTTGGAGCAACTGGGAAAAGGTGGATAACTGGCAGACTGGCCTGGCTTATTTTACCAGCGGAGCGGTTGGCGGAGCGGTGAGTGTGTTTAATCCCTATGCCGGGGGGGCCATCACCGCAGGCGGAAATATAACAATAGATGCCGTTACCGGAAACCTCCCGGATATCAATAATACACGCGAACTTTTGGGTTATAGCCTGGGCGTGGGGTTTGATGCGCTTTCGGCAGGGATGGCAGGGAAAACCGCCGAGGGGTTGGGCGCACTGGGTAAAGCAGGCTGGCGGTGGATTGTGGGAAGCAGCCCCCAAACTTACCAAATGACCCTTCAGACTACGGGTTCGATGGCAGGGCAGTACCTGATGGAGTCGGTGGAGCAGACGGCTACAAAAGTGCCTTTTGTTCAGATGGCGGGGCAAGCGGGGGTGAGAGGTGGAAAAGTATTATTAGAAGCCCCTAAAGTCATGCATAAACACCACATTTTCCCTCAGGAATTTCGACGATATTTTACCAATCAAGGTATAGCTAACATTGACGACTATACAATCCAAATCAGTAAGCAGACTCATTTGAAAGGGGTGCATGGCAAGGGATTAGGAAACTTACCAGGAAAGTGGAATGAGCTTTGGTCAGAATTTATCTCTACAAATCCTAACGCTACACCTTCCGAAATTTTTTATTTTGCAGAAGGATTGTTGAAGAGATTTGGACTAGAACATTTACCCTACATCCCATATTGATCGCGATAAAAATGAATAATGTATCAACCAACGGAGAATCACTGAGTTTACTCCCCGAAAAACGGTATTATGTGATAGATGCTTTATACCTGAATGATATCAAAGACAAAATAAATTCTTTGGATCAGGCCAATCTTGATCAAGAGATACGAGAAAAAGTGTTTGCTTTTCCCCGGACAGATACCCCTTTTGTCAAGTATGCTTCAAATCGTAATATTTTCTCTATTGAACAGATAAAAAAGGTGAATTATAATGAGGAAATGGCAAAGGATACGATTTTTTCCACAGATACCGGAATGATACTGCTTATTGAGCAGGGTATTTTGATTGATTTTATGCAGAACTTTGATTACGATACCTTGACCGATTCTCTAACTGATCTGATAGACATAAAATACTGGGATGAACTTACTAATAGGTATGCGCCCGGCCTGGTAAATTTAGCGATTGCGCCCGGTATTCAGTCCGGGTTTGATTTTGAAGGGAGTGGTACTTATAAGATAACCTTTTTTAACTCATAAGAATGGTTTTACCCTATTTGAAGAAACCTATCGGTCTTTTGAGCGTGTGATTTCTATGGGGGGAATAATCATTGAAATCACCTACCCCTCCTTTGATGACAAGGAACTCGATAAAACCTTAAACACCGAAATTGTCAAAATAAAAATCTAACCCCATGAAAAATCTCCTCCTCTTCCTGCTAATGGCCTTTGCCGGAGTTTTTCCAGGTGAGGAACAGGCGCGGGGTGAGGAGACCTCCGTACTCATCCACATGAACGGGCGCCTCTACGACCCGGTACTGGGCCGTATGCTCTCCCCCGACAACTACATCCAGGCCGCCTTCGGCTCTCAGGGCTACAACCGCTACAGCTACGCGGTGAATAATCCACTGCGGTTTACTGATCCGAGTGGGGAATGGGTACATATTGTGGCGGGGGCATTGATTGGGGGAACAATAAACTGGGTTTCCAACGGTTCAGAATTTAGTTGCGACGGCCTAAAATATTTTGGAATTGGAGCTTTAGCAGGTGGGCTAGGGGCGGGAATTAGATCAGGTGTTGGTACTTCAATGGCTGGAGGAAACTTTTTTGCCGGTTTCGCTGGGTCTCCAGTTTCTGCAACAGGCTTTATTACTGGTGCAACTTCTGGTACAGCATCAGGATTAGTTTCCGGGTTTATATCTGGGACCGGAAACAGTCTGATGAAAGAGCAAAACCTAAAACATGCTGTAAAAGTTGGACTTAGACAATCACTCACACAAGGTATAAAAGGCTTTATTTCTGGTGGTATTCAGGGAGGTGCAGATGCGGTTAATAAAGATCTGAATTTTTTTACGGGTACTGCTAAATTAGACTTATCAAGCGGCGTGGGTGCGCACAATATTTCCAATACAAACCAAACAATTACAGGTAAATATGTGGGTTCATATGAAGGCGTTAATGTGTATGAATCAAAATCATTAGGCTCTGGTTCGCTTAGTGGTGGAATAACACTTCCCGGTTATGGTATTACTGTCGGAAAAGGTGTTTTTTCACAAAACTTATTTCCTGAGTTAATGCAACATGAATTTGGCCATATCTTGCAATCCAACATGGTGGGCTTATATGCTTTTTACAAGGTTATTGGAATAGAAAGTTTAGCTAGTGCATCCAGAGATGGTATCGGAGGATATAGTCATAATACATTTTGGACGGAAACGTGGGCCAATTACCTGTCCCAAAATTACTTTGGTAATCGTTATATTTCTTCAAGTATGTTCCCCATCAAAAATATTAATTGGTTTGATTACTTCCGGTTACGATTCACATCTCCTTTCTTCTGGCCATAAAATAAAATAAAATGAAACAGCTTGAATTAATTATTTTGGCTTTCCTCCTCACCGGTTGCCCCGCCTATGACCCTCCATTACAGGTCATAACCATTCACAATTATTCCGATTCGGCGGTGTATGTTTATTCGACTTGTGAGGATTCCCTTCCGCGCCTTCCGGAGTTAAAACTATTTCAAATTTGGAATGACAACCGTGTTGACGCACAGGGGAACAAAATGGATACGATTATTTCGCCTTCCTACCGAATTAATGCGTATGCTTTCGGGGAAATACATGGCGCAGGTAGTGCTGCAAACCCCACGCTTCCCTGTGAAAAACCTCCTTACCTCCGTTTTTTCTTTATTCCCGAAACCACAATGCGTACTCACTCCTGGGCCGAAATCCATGAAAAACAACTCTATTCAAAAAAAATGTCGTTCAACCTCTCCCTGCTCGACAGTCTGGGTTGGGTGATTAAGTACGTGCCTTGATTTTTTTATTAAAAATCTAACCACTCTCCCATGAAAAATCTCCTCCTTTTTTTCCTATCCCTCCCCCTCGCCGCCTTCGCCCAGATCGGGCCGCCCTGTACGCCGGAGGTGGTGCTGAGTTATGACGCGGCGGGCAACCGTATCCAGCGCAAGGAAATCTGCGACGAAAACCCGCCGCAAAATCGCCTTGAAAATCCGCAGGCTGCGCTACTGGTTTATCCCAATCCTCATGACGGGAGGTTTAGCGTGCGTATCACTAACGATATAGATGTGCAGATATGGCTCTACGACCGCCAGGGCCGCCTGATACTGTCCGCCGGCCTGCCTCCGGAAGGGCTTAAAATTGACCTCTCCGCCCACCCCGCCGGGGTCTATTACCTCCGGGTAAAAGGCCGCGATTTTGAAGCCGCTCAGGCGGTGGTGAAACAATAACTCCACACATCATGAAAAACCTCTATACCCTTCTTCTCCTGGCCGCAGCTTGTGTTAGTAATACCTCCGCGCAGGACTACTTTATGGGCGTTTTGCCGCAGAACGGCCCCGGCAGTGCCGGAACGATTTTTCGGGTAAATACGGATGGCAGCGACCTTGCCGTCACCCATGCGTTTGAAAGGCCCGTCCGCAGCCCCAAAGGAGGCCTCCTCGCACACAGCAATGGCTATCTCTACGGCATCGCCGAAGCCGGAGCCGACGAAAACGGGGCACTCTATCGCCTCGATTCGGACGGCAGCAATTTTACCGTTCTTTACTCTTTTCGTCTCTCCGATGGCAGTATATTTTCGGGCGACCTCACCGAAGGCGACGATGGCAGGCTCTACGGCGTATCGGTTTTCGGCGGCACTTACTTCAACAATGGTCAAATCTTTACCATTGATCCCAACGGTGAAAATTTTGCCACCCTTCATTCTTTTGATTCGCTGTCAGGTGCCTTTCCCCGTGCAAGTGTCACGATGGGCCGCGATGGGAAACTCTATGGACTTACTTCCAGCGGCGGTCTGTATGATACCGGCGTGATTTATACGCTCGAAAAAGACGGAAGCGGCTACAAGGTTCTGCACAACTTCAACCTCACGGATGGCTATTTTCCCTATGGCCAACTCACCCACGCTGCTGACGGCAAACTCTACGGGCTTACTTCCAGCGGCGGACAAAGCGGACGCGGGGTACTTTTTCAGATCAATACCGGCGGTAGTAATTTTCAGTTACTGCATGAATTTTCTGGAACTGATGGGAGATCTCCCCGGGGCACTTTGCTCGAAGCACGCAACGGTAAATTTTATGGAACCACCACCTTTGGAGGCAGCCTCAACGGAGGGATAATTTTTGAAATGGAACCCGGGGGCAACAACTTTCGAACGGTCTATGAGTGGCAAATTTATCAGGATAAGGGTGAGTTTTACCCTGGGGGCGACCTGCTTGAAGGCTCTGACGGAAAACTGTATGGCACACTCGGGGGAAAAGACCCTTCGCCCGGTGCGGTTTTTTCGGTGGAAAAAGACGGCAGCAATTACCAGGTTTTGCATCACTTCGACGGCCCGACCGGTGCTTTTGGGGTGGAAGGATTCCGATACTGGGGGGTAGTACAGGGAACTGACGGCAAACTTTACGGAACCACTCCCCGTGGCGGACTTAATAATCAGGGCGTGGTTTTCCGGATAGACACCGACGGCAGCGATTTTACCGCACTCGAAAAACTCGGCAACTCGGAAGCCGGTTATCAACCCGTAGGCAGCCTGCTGAGAGGTAACGATGGAAATCTCTACGGCATGACCGCCCGTGGCGGAGAATATGACAAAGGAACCATTTTCCGGGCCGATCCCAACGGGCAAACGATCACCACCCTTTTTGCTTTTGACGGAACCCACGGCGCTTCGCCCATGGGCGACCTCATGCAGGCACGCGACGGCCGACTTTACGGGATGACGCCCTACGGCGGAGAAAAAGATTTCGGCGTGATCTTCGGCATCAATACCGATGGCAGCGATTTTGCCCTGCTTCACACCTTCACCGAATTTGCCATCGCTCGTCCCGAAGGCAGCCTGATCCAGCACAGCAACGGCAAACTCTACGGAACCACCCCCCGTACCGATTTTGCGTTATACGGCACACTGTTTGAAATCGCGCCCGATGGCAGCGGTTTTGAGATTCTCCATTATTTTGATGACTCAACGGGAAATGATGCCGGAGGCACATTGCTGGAACACACTGACGGCGCACTCTACGGTTTGACCCGCGATGTGATTTTCCGCATAGCGGTAAACACCGGCGAATACACCGTACTGCACAAAGCCGGTGAAAATACCAGCAAAGGTGCCAGCGGCGCGTTGATCGTCGGGAGCGACGGCAAATTTTATGGCCTCACGCCCGTCGGTGGCCCGGGAGATAACGGGACGATTTTTTCCATACGACCTGACGGCAGCGACTACCAGATGTTGCATGCTTTCGACATCGAAAAAGGCTACTATCCCTTTGGCGACCTCACCGAAGGCGACGGCGGCAGGCTTTACGGCATGGCTTCCGAAGGCGGACAAGGATACGGGCTGATATTTCGTATAGAAAAAGACGGCAGCAATTTCGAAGTACTGTTTGCCTTCGACCGGAGTACTGGCGGACTGCCGACCGGCAATCTCCTGCCTGTAAAAAGCCGTACCAGACTCAAAACCGGGCAAAACTTCTGCATTTTCCCCAATCCCGCACAGAGCTGGGTGAATGTGGAAATCCTTTCCGGCAATACCCAGACACCCCATACGGCCGAACTGCTCACCCTCTATGGCGGCCTCGTGGACCGCAGAGAATTAGCCGCAGGCGAAACCATTACGGGACTTTCCCTCGCCAATCTCTCCGCCGGAATATACCTCGTGAGGGTATATTCCCCCGGCAAAAAAGGCGAAGTGCTGAAGTTGGTGAAGGAGTGAGTATCCATAACGCGGGGTTTAACCCCCGCGTTATGGATACTTCTTACTCGCTTTCGCCTTTGGGTTAAAATCGAGACACTCCTGAATCCAGAATTCCAGGTCTTCGTCTCTGTCAGTGCCTTCCCCGTCGATAAATAAAAAACCTTTCATGGGCCGGCCGGTAAAGTCCATTTGCCGGCAGCCTTCACGGGTAAGGGCGTCATCATAATGTTCCGGATCGATTCTCGCCATCAGGGTTTCCTGAAGGATGCCGACACACATTTTGTTGTCAACCATAAAGGTGAGTCCACCCATCATTTTTTTTTCGGAGAATGGGATGTTCCGCTGGAGCAAAGACCTGCGCACCCGGTCAGCCAGTAGTTCGCTGTAAGCCATAGGTTAGGTTATTTGTGGTAAATGAAAATGGGCTGCGGCGCGGAATGGGTGAATATAGGATTTTTTGTGGGAAAATGTTTATCACTGGATAGGTATTGTAATTTTTGCAGATTAGGAATTAGATTCCTGATTTACATGAATGATTCCTGCATTCATTCCCTCTAATTCCAAAAAAAATTGCATCTTCCCGAAAAGATAAACGATTCCCCGTGCTACCTAAAAATCATCCCCGCCTGCTCAATGCCTGGAGTTCCTACGACTGGGCAAACTCGGTGTACAACCTCATCGTTACCACCGCGATTTTCCCGATCTACTACTCCTCCGCTACCCGGGCTGCTTTTGGCGGAGAAATGGTGGACTTTTTTGGAATTACGGTGAAAAACTCCGTGCTCTATACCTATGCGATTTCCTTCTCCTTCCTGATCATTGTTTTCCTCTCACCGGTCCTCTCCGGTATCGCTGATTACAGCGGACGCAAAAAGCGTTTTATGCAGATGTTTACCTATCTGGGGTCGCTGGCCTGTATCGGGCTCTATTTTTTTGACGGGGCAAATATCGAATATGGTATCATCTGCGCCATCCTGGCGAGTGTGGGATACGCTGGTTCTCTCGTATTTTACAATGGCTTCCTGCCTGAAGTGGCAACCAGCGATATCATGGACCGCGTCAGCGCAAAAGGATTTGCCATGGGTTACCTCGGCAGCGTCGTGCTCCTGATCATCAACCTTGTCATGATCCTCAATGCAGAAAAATTGGGTTTCGCCAGCGATGGCTCTGCCACCAAGTTTGGCTTTCTGCTGGTGGGTTTCTGGTGGCTGGGTTTTTCACAGATTGCTTTCCATTTTCTGGAAGATCGCCCCACGGGACATAAAATCGACCGGTCTGTATTGGGAAAAGGGTTTTCTGAGATCAAAAAAGTATTTGCCTTTATCCGCACCCGCAAAGTCATGGCGAGATATTTATTTTCATTTTTTTTCTACAGTATGGGGGTTCAGACAGTCATGTTGCTGGCTCCTTTGTTTGGCGAAGCGGAGGTGAGCATGAAAAGCGATGAAATGATTATCGTGGTGCTGGTATTGCAAATTCTGGCGATTGCCGGGGCTTATGCAACGGCCTGGTTTTCGGGCAGATGGGGAAACCGGCTGGCGATTTCGGCTTCGCTGGTGTTGTGGGTAGGCATTTGTATTTCGGGGTATTTTCTGACTGATAAAATTGCTTTCTATACCCTTGCTGCAGTCCTTGGATTTGTGATGGGGGGCATTCAGTCTATTTCCCGATCTACCTGGTCAAAACTGATTCCCGAAGAAACGGGCGAACCTGCTTCTTTTTTCAGCTTTTATGACATTACTGAAAAAATCGCCATTGTGTTGGGAACATTTTCTTATGGATTTATCGAACAGCTGACCGGAAGTATGCGCAACAGTATGATCGGGATGTCAGTTTTTTTCATTGCAGGCCTGATTATACTCCAAACCGCCGGACTAAAACTGGGCAAAGTGAAGGAGCCCGTCTGAAAAGACATGTTTTTGGGTAAATGTTATCGTTCCCCCCGGGAATTGTGTATTTTGGTGCCGCAAACAAAAACATGTATATGAAACCTATTTTACCCCTGATTTTTTCGGGCATTGCGCTGTCATTGTTCAGTTGCCATACAGGTGCTGCTGATTCGAATACAGAGAAAACAGAAAAGCCGGTAAATGTATCCTTCAGCCTCACAGAAGCCTGGGCGACAGATACCCTGCTTCGTACCCCTGAATCAGCCCTGTACGACGAAACCCGCGACGTGATCTATGTCTCCAATGTCAACCTCAATCCCCGCCAGAAAGATGGAAATGGTTTTATATCCAAAGTATCCACTAAGGGTGAAATACTCGATCTCTATTGGGTAGATGGACTGAGTTCCCCCAAGGGAATGGGCCTTTTTGGTAATATTCTCTACACCACAGACGTAGATGAAATCGTGTCGATCGATGTGGAAAAGGGCGAAATCATCAACAAAATTGCACTCGAAAAGGCGGGTATGTTTAATGATATTTCGGTAGATGCTTCCGGGAGGGTGTACATTTCTGATATGGATTCCAGCCGTATTTATATTCTCGAGGACAACCGGCTTTCACTCTGGAAAGAAGGCGATCTGGATTTGCCCAATGGGGTACTCATCGAAGAAAACCGCCTGCTTGTTGGGGAAGTGGGGGTTAGTGATTTTGCCGCTTATTCGCTTTCTACGGGTGAAAAGCTGGCCATTGCCGAAGATATGGGACGCCCTGACGGGATTGTCGCTACTTCGGTTCCGGGTTATTATCTTGTTTCCGACTGGCAGGGGGAAATTTTCCTGGTCAATCCTTCCGGCCAAAAAACGAGCCTCCTCAATACCAAAGAAGCGGATATCAATACCGCTGATATATGGTTTATGCCTTCCGAAAATCTTCTGCTGATTCCCACATTTTTCAACAACCGACTCGTGGCTTATCAGGTAAATGTATCGGATGAAGGATAATACACAACACGAAATGAACCGCATACCTGAATATGAGGGGAGAATAGCCGCCCTTTCCGCACAACTTGCACTACTTACCCGTCAGTACAACCAGCTTTCCTGGGCGCGTCTGGTTGTATTCCTTGGCGCAATAGGCATTGATTATCTTCTGTTTCAATGGAATACGCCGGTCGGTCTGGCCGGTGGAATGATTTTGCTGGTTCTGTTTCTTTACCTTATCCGGTGGCATACAGTTGTGGCGGAGAAACGGGAACACAATCAACGCCTCTTATCTGTCAACGAGGCAGAAATCCTCTCACTAAAGGGTGAATGGAAAGATCGCTCTGACGGGATAGAATTTCGCGATTACGACCACCCGTATTCTTACGATCTCGATTTTTTTGGCCGCGGATCGGTGTTTCAGTTTATCAACCGCACAGGCACTTCCATTGGGCGAAATGCGCTGGCAGAAGGGCTGAAAAATCCTTTACAATCTGTATCCGAAATTCGTCTGAGGCAGGATGCCGTTGCAGAACTGGCAGAAAAACCCGCGTGGAACCTGAATTTTCAGGCATTGGGTATGGGGAAGACAGATACAGCGGAAAATAGCCGTTCGTTGCTGGCGTGGCTGGAGGAGAAGCCCTATTTTACTTCTCAATCTGTATATCCCCGCCTGATATGGATTTTACCCGGACTGTTTTTTTTGTCTTTGTTGGGGTGGCTGATTCCGACTATTCCCGAACTGGGAATATCGCAGTACCAGATTCCCGGAAGTGTTGCGCTGATGTTTTTTCTGATCAACCTGGGGGTTGTGGGAATCAACCTCGGCAGGGTAGGGCGGCAGCAGGTTCAGGTAGGTAAAAAATCTGAAATGCTCCGCAAATATGCAGATCTGCTGGCTCAGATAGAAGGAGAAGCATTTGTATCACCACTCCTCCGGCAGGATTATGCAATGATCGTAAAAGACGGCGTTCCTGCCAGTGAGCAGATTAAACAACTGGGAGATCTCACCTATATGCTCGACCAGCGGCTCAATGCTTTTATGGGGCTTTTGCTGAATGGCATCCTGCTTTGGGATATTCGTTATGTATTGTTATTGGAAAAATGGCGGGAAACCCACAAAGCAGACCTGCCTGTCTGGTTTGAGATAATCAGTCGCTGGGACGCATTGGGCAGTTTTGCAAGATTTCGCTACAACTACGCCGATCTGATTTTTCCAGAAGTATCGGAAGGCGCTTTTTTCATGAAAGCGGAGCAATTGGGGCACCCCCTGCTGGACGCAGGCATTCGGATAAATAATGATGTGGAATTGGCCAAGCCGGGAGAGTTTCTGATTATCACCGGAGCAAATATGGCAGGGAAAAGTACATTTTTGCGAACCGTAGGCGTCAATCTGATTCTGGCAATGAATGGTGCCCCGGTTTGTGCTAAAAATTATGCGTTTTCCCCGATAGAGATGATCACCAGTGTAAGGACGCAAGACTCGCTCTCAGACAATGAGTCTTACTTTTATGCCGAGCTCAAACAATTGAAAAAAATCATCGATAAACTCAAAGAAGGCCGACCGGTTTTTGTGATTGTGGATGAAATGCTCCGGGGAACCAATTCGAAGGATAAAATGATCGGTTCCCGCAAATTTATCGAGCAACTCATTCAACTCAATGCCGTAGGACTTGTCGCTACGCACGATCTTTCGTTGGGGAAACTCGCAGATGATTATCCCGATTTTGCGCGAAATAAACGATTTGAAGTGGAAATTACCGGCGATCTGCTGACGTTTGACTACAAACTCA
The DNA window shown above is from Bacteroidia bacterium and carries:
- a CDS encoding RHS repeat-associated core domain-containing protein is translated as MKNLLLFLLMAFAGVFPGEEQARGEETSVLIHMNGRLYDPVLGRMLSPDNYIQAAFGSQGYNRYSYAVNNPLRFTDPSGEWVHIVAGALIGGTINWVSNGSEFSCDGLKYFGIGALAGGLGAGIRSGVGTSMAGGNFFAGFAGSPVSATGFITGATSGTASGLVSGFISGTGNSLMKEQNLKHAVKVGLRQSLTQGIKGFISGGIQGGADAVNKDLNFFTGTAKLDLSSGVGAHNISNTNQTITGKYVGSYEGVNVYESKSLGSGSLSGGITLPGYGITVGKGVFSQNLFPELMQHEFGHILQSNMVGLYAFYKVIGIESLASASRDGIGGYSHNTFWTETWANYLSQNYFGNRYISSSMFPIKNINWFDYFRLRFTSPFFWP
- a CDS encoding T9SS type A sorting domain-containing protein, yielding MKNLLLFFLSLPLAAFAQIGPPCTPEVVLSYDAAGNRIQRKEICDENPPQNRLENPQAALLVYPNPHDGRFSVRITNDIDVQIWLYDRQGRLILSAGLPPEGLKIDLSAHPAGVYYLRVKGRDFEAAQAVVKQ
- a CDS encoding T9SS type A sorting domain-containing protein is translated as MKNLYTLLLLAAACVSNTSAQDYFMGVLPQNGPGSAGTIFRVNTDGSDLAVTHAFERPVRSPKGGLLAHSNGYLYGIAEAGADENGALYRLDSDGSNFTVLYSFRLSDGSIFSGDLTEGDDGRLYGVSVFGGTYFNNGQIFTIDPNGENFATLHSFDSLSGAFPRASVTMGRDGKLYGLTSSGGLYDTGVIYTLEKDGSGYKVLHNFNLTDGYFPYGQLTHAADGKLYGLTSSGGQSGRGVLFQINTGGSNFQLLHEFSGTDGRSPRGTLLEARNGKFYGTTTFGGSLNGGIIFEMEPGGNNFRTVYEWQIYQDKGEFYPGGDLLEGSDGKLYGTLGGKDPSPGAVFSVEKDGSNYQVLHHFDGPTGAFGVEGFRYWGVVQGTDGKLYGTTPRGGLNNQGVVFRIDTDGSDFTALEKLGNSEAGYQPVGSLLRGNDGNLYGMTARGGEYDKGTIFRADPNGQTITTLFAFDGTHGASPMGDLMQARDGRLYGMTPYGGEKDFGVIFGINTDGSDFALLHTFTEFAIARPEGSLIQHSNGKLYGTTPRTDFALYGTLFEIAPDGSGFEILHYFDDSTGNDAGGTLLEHTDGALYGLTRDVIFRIAVNTGEYTVLHKAGENTSKGASGALIVGSDGKFYGLTPVGGPGDNGTIFSIRPDGSDYQMLHAFDIEKGYYPFGDLTEGDGGRLYGMASEGGQGYGLIFRIEKDGSNFEVLFAFDRSTGGLPTGNLLPVKSRTRLKTGQNFCIFPNPAQSWVNVEILSGNTQTPHTAELLTLYGGLVDRRELAAGETITGLSLANLSAGIYLVRVYSPGKKGEVLKLVKE
- a CDS encoding TfoX/Sxy family protein, encoding MAYSELLADRVRRSLLQRNIPFSEKKMMGGLTFMVDNKMCVGILQETLMARIDPEHYDDALTREGCRQMDFTGRPMKGFLFIDGEGTDRDEDLEFWIQECLDFNPKAKASKKYP
- a CDS encoding MFS transporter yields the protein MLPKNHPRLLNAWSSYDWANSVYNLIVTTAIFPIYYSSATRAAFGGEMVDFFGITVKNSVLYTYAISFSFLIIVFLSPVLSGIADYSGRKKRFMQMFTYLGSLACIGLYFFDGANIEYGIICAILASVGYAGSLVFYNGFLPEVATSDIMDRVSAKGFAMGYLGSVVLLIINLVMILNAEKLGFASDGSATKFGFLLVGFWWLGFSQIAFHFLEDRPTGHKIDRSVLGKGFSEIKKVFAFIRTRKVMARYLFSFFFYSMGVQTVMLLAPLFGEAEVSMKSDEMIIVVLVLQILAIAGAYATAWFSGRWGNRLAISASLVLWVGICISGYFLTDKIAFYTLAAVLGFVMGGIQSISRSTWSKLIPEETGEPASFFSFYDITEKIAIVLGTFSYGFIEQLTGSMRNSMIGMSVFFIAGLIILQTAGLKLGKVKEPV
- a CDS encoding gluconolaconase translates to MKPILPLIFSGIALSLFSCHTGAADSNTEKTEKPVNVSFSLTEAWATDTLLRTPESALYDETRDVIYVSNVNLNPRQKDGNGFISKVSTKGEILDLYWVDGLSSPKGMGLFGNILYTTDVDEIVSIDVEKGEIINKIALEKAGMFNDISVDASGRVYISDMDSSRIYILEDNRLSLWKEGDLDLPNGVLIEENRLLVGEVGVSDFAAYSLSTGEKLAIAEDMGRPDGIVATSVPGYYLVSDWQGEIFLVNPSGQKTSLLNTKEADINTADIWFMPSENLLLIPTFFNNRLVAYQVNVSDEG